The DNA window tgtCTTATATTAATGGGTATCCCTTGTCACatgtaaaattaaataatccttataaaataattgatacattatttaatattctTGTAAAATTTGCGAAATCGGATATTATACATGGAGACTATAACGAGttcaatatattaattgatgatgatgaaaatgtTACTATTATTGATTTTCCTCAAATTGTTTCTTTAAGACATGTTAATGCAAAAATGTATTTCGAAAGAGATATAAATTGTGTTATTAATcacttttttaaaaaatataaaataaaaattgaaGAATATCCATTATATGAAGATGTTGtcttattaaataaagataaattaaatattgaTGAAAACGACGTTACAAAGCAGGACGACCATTTATTACTTGAGGTTTtacaaaatgataaattaaattatagTTCAGATGCTACGAATAATATAGACGATGTATCTGTTCAACACATCGATGCATCTTTACAAAAAGAGGAAACTTCGGAAGCATCTATTGAGAGCACGCATATGTTTGAATTACATATggataatgaaaaaaaacatgAGAAGGATTTTATAACAATGGATAAGGAAATCATAAATGATACTTCTGATAGTAGAGGAgatcatatatatactgTGTATGATAAACTTggttataaaaataaggaaGATACAAAGAGTAATAAGGAAGTTTTTGAAAAAAGGGAAGATACGAAGAAGgataatatcatttttgagacagaaaatatttgtgaacatattataatggATAAGAATtatgaagaagaaaaaaaacaaaaaaaaaaacaagaatgtattaaaaagaTGGAAAGTGTTCATAAAATAGAGAGTGATGATGAAGattatagtaataataataatatttgtgATGAGATAcatgatgataataataacacaTCATATGACGAAATAGGAAGTGATAATTCGAGTGAAATGAAGAATAATCATGACACAGATTTTTCGAGTACTTCATCAAATGAAAATTCGTCAGAACATGAAACCAAAAAATTGTCAGACACGTGGAAACCGCatttaagaaaatataCCAAGGAgtatgtaaaaaataagttaaagtatatgtatagaaaaaaaaaaagtaaggaaaaatataaagaaaatctaaaaacaaaaaataaaaaaaaagttatggagaaaattaaaaattacttataaataagaaaaaaaaaaaaaataaataaaaataaaaaaataaaaataaaaaaataaaaaaaaaaaaataaaaataaaaataaaaataaaaaaataaaaataaaaataaaaaaataaaaataaaaaaataaaaataaaaataaaaaaataaaaataaaaataaaactcCTAGgtcacatatatatatatatatatatatatatatatatgtatatttccttttttttcaattcaatttttttcaatattttattcactaaatataataatttacaaTTCAATGTGAATAGGAAATTATacattaattttttgttttgttatattttattttatttatttatttattttcttttttttggaaacttatatgtttattattttattttttttataaaaattaatatatatatataaaataaataattcaacacatctataaaatatagaatatgaacaaggagaaaaaaaaaaaaaaaaaaatattaatttttagtaatttcttttttctatcttttttttgttttacatttttttcatttcataTATTGTATACCATGTTGAAATatgaaattaataataatattcgtcacatatatgtgtatatatgttgAACGTATATAGAAAAAACATATGACGAATTAATTCTCTCATCATAAGTTACCACAACagtatttataaatatattttatttttgtaaacgaaaaaggaaaatatatcttatatatatataattatatatgttaatatatttttcttttcttttttttttatattgctatttttaaagaaagaaaaaaataaaaaatatttaactatatatatatatatatatatatatatatacatatatattaataaatatggattttatttttataattttgaaagtaaaaatataagttccaaaaagaaaaaattatccatcattttatacatataaaaaaaaaaggatacatattaaaataagtatattaagagaaatatttcataaaagaaaattcttatacatacatacatatttatatatatatatatatatttatgtggATAAGAAGGGCTTAGTTATTTTGaacatttaatatttaagaaacattatatagaaaccataattattaaaagtaGAAAGttaacataataaaaaatagtagtatatatatattacatatatatgtaatatttgtggatatatatttctttacATACCTTGACCCAGGAGTTCACACACATAATAGATTGTCACATAGAATTGATCTTCAAAAtgataagaaaatattttatatttcggtagaatcaaaaaaaaaaaaaaacaataaataaacaatcAATTGGAAATgttatacatatgtatatatatatatatatatgtttttatttatttatttatttatgtttatatgtGTGATAATTCTGTTTAGATATTTATCTATATGATCATAgtgttattataatgatcTTTGTTTTGATTTTCTCCAAATTGAAAGGGGCTTTTTATaagatattaaaattattatgtttgtatttatttttatatgaagaGGAATATGTTTTCTTTTATGGTAAGGTGAAATCattgaatataaaaacaaatgcCGAATGCACATATGTTGGAATGAGGAAAGGTTTAAGAGTGAAAccttttaaaaatacaaaagaTAAGAATGGTTTGAATATGTTATCTTCTATTTGTAAgagaaataatattatttgttttaataagataaataatttttttcctaCTGGAAAAATTGGTTTTTTCAGAAAAAgagatatattattttattcttatatagtacaaaatatttttatgaaaaggatatatatgaataaagGTAAAAGGAATGcttataatttaataaataaaaatactccacattatgaatatatagATTGTAATAGGTGTAAATACAAAAAGAAgttatataatgtatatatggaatataataatatgttgTATGACGAAGGTGATgatttttatgataattataaatctaattcttttcttgaaattaataataatcagGTGAATATTCCTATTGATCTTTCAAGATTTGAAAAAGAAGTAAGGAAACTcatagaaatattaaattataaaaattttaatttaaatattacatttGTAAGTTTAGAAGAAATGAAGagaattaataaaaagCATCGAAATAAAGATATGGCAACTGATGTTATATCGatattacattatttaGATGATCCACATTATGATTACAATtatgattttttaaaaaatgcAATAGGAGGGAAAAAGGGA is part of the Plasmodium reichenowi strain SY57 chromosome 4, whole genome shotgun sequence genome and encodes:
- a CDS encoding serine/threonine protein kinase RIO2, putative, with product MKLDISCFSFLSRNEYRVLTAIEMGMRNHEYLCVSLISSIANLRKEGIVSVLKKLLKNKLISHQNKKYDGYKLTYLGYDFLALRTFLKRGILKSIGNQIGVGKESDIYICKDVDDNLLCLKIHRLGRISFRTIKNNRDYYGKKCFRNWLYLSRIAATKEYAYLKALYENNFPVPKPHDINRHMIIMSYINGYPLSHVKLNNPYKIIDTLFNILVKFAKSDIIHGDYNEFNILIDDDENVTIIDFPQIVSLRHVNAKMYFERDINCVINHFFKKYKIKIEEYPLYEDVVLLNKDKLNIDENDVTKQDDHLLLEVLQNDKLNYSSDATNNIDDVSVQHIDASLQKEETSEASIESTHMFELHMDNEKKHEKDFITMDKEIINDTSDSRGDHIYTVYDKLGYKNKEDTKSNKEVFEKREDTKKDNIIFETENICEHIIMDKNYEEEKKQKKKQECIKKMESVHKIESDDEDYSNNNNICDEIHDDNNNTSYDEIGSDNSSEMKNNHDTDFSSTSSNENSSEHETKKLSDTWKPHLRKYTKEYVKNKLKYMYRKKKSKEKYKENLKTKNKKKVMEKIKNYL